Proteins co-encoded in one Methylomonas albis genomic window:
- the trhP gene encoding prephenate-dependent tRNA uridine(34) hydroxylase TrhP has protein sequence MKHIELLSPAGTIRNMRYAFAFGADAVYAGQPRYSLRVRNNDFMADNLAKGIAEAHKLGKKFFLAANVIPHNAKVKTFIKDIEPIIAMGPDALIMADPGLIMMTREQWPDMPIHLSVQANTVNYASVRFWKSMGVERVILSRELSLDEIAEIRQQCPDMELEVFVHGALCIAYSGRCLLSGYFNHRDPNQGTCTNSCRWKYDTKPAVENAEGDYLLADSAVISMNDLNAGLNTASCGGAERHPLADNIYFLEEEGRPGELLPVMEDENGTYIMNSKDLRAIEHVQRLVEIGIDSLKIEGRTKSHFYVARTAQTYRQAIDDALAGRPFQPELLGVLDNLANRGYTDGFYQRHHTQEHQNYLSGYSKSHQQQFCGEITHYDTETGWADISVKNKFSLGDKLELILPQGNQDITVENMVDKYGQPMQEASGGGYEVKIPLPDVDCQYGLLARYY, from the coding sequence ATGAAACATATCGAACTTCTCTCTCCCGCCGGCACCATACGCAACATGCGTTACGCTTTTGCGTTTGGCGCTGACGCCGTCTACGCCGGGCAGCCGCGTTACAGCCTGCGGGTGCGCAACAACGATTTTATGGCCGACAACCTCGCCAAAGGCATTGCCGAAGCGCATAAATTAGGCAAGAAGTTCTTTCTGGCTGCCAATGTCATTCCGCATAACGCCAAAGTCAAAACCTTTATTAAAGACATTGAGCCGATCATTGCTATGGGGCCGGATGCATTGATCATGGCTGATCCAGGCTTGATTATGATGACGCGTGAGCAATGGCCGGATATGCCGATTCATTTGTCGGTGCAAGCCAACACAGTTAACTATGCCAGCGTTAGATTCTGGAAAAGCATGGGCGTAGAGCGGGTGATTCTGTCGCGGGAATTGTCGCTGGACGAGATCGCGGAGATTCGCCAGCAATGTCCTGATATGGAGCTGGAGGTCTTCGTACACGGAGCTTTGTGTATTGCTTATTCCGGTCGCTGTCTGTTGTCCGGTTATTTCAATCATCGCGATCCTAATCAAGGTACTTGCACTAACTCCTGCCGGTGGAAATACGATACCAAGCCGGCGGTGGAAAATGCCGAAGGCGATTATTTGTTGGCCGATAGTGCGGTCATTTCGATGAACGATTTGAATGCAGGGTTGAATACCGCCAGTTGCGGTGGTGCCGAGCGGCATCCGCTGGCCGACAATATCTATTTCCTGGAGGAAGAGGGCCGTCCGGGTGAGTTGTTGCCGGTGATGGAGGATGAAAACGGCACTTACATCATGAACTCCAAGGATTTGCGGGCGATCGAGCATGTGCAGCGCTTGGTGGAAATTGGTATCGATAGTTTAAAAATCGAAGGCCGCACCAAATCGCATTTTTATGTGGCGCGCACCGCGCAAACCTATCGGCAGGCGATAGACGATGCCCTGGCCGGCCGGCCGTTCCAGCCCGAGTTACTGGGTGTGTTGGATAATTTAGCTAATCGCGGCTATACCGACGGCTTTTATCAGCGCCATCATACCCAAGAGCATCAAAACTACCTGTCCGGTTACTCGAAAAGCCATCAGCAGCAATTTTGCGGTGAAATTACTCATTACGATACCGAAACCGGCTGGGCGGACATTAGCGTCAAAAACAAGTTTTCGCTAGGCGATAAGCTGGAGTTAATTCTGCCGCAGGGCAATCAGGATATAACCGTGGAAAATATGGTCGATAAATACGGTCAGCCCATGCAGGAAGCGTCCGGCGGTGGTTATGAAGTTAAGATTCCGCTGCCCGATGTCGATTGCCAGTACGGATTACTGGCACGTTATTACTAG
- a CDS encoding glycosyltransferase family 2 protein: MNKNTRPLLTIAIPTWNRADYLVKNIEQIISQLGELTYPIEILVSDNCSSDDTKACVEEFLHKDLPIRYIRNSENIGPDLNIAQCFNQAAGQYVLIFGDDDLLIDGSLKHLESLLARKSYGVVSVRAYGYDFDFRAEYPGGGEKLYEFANSNEFIIKLGKFSTLISVNIISKDYLQGVDANDYCGTNLVHIDLIYSAALKAPVNLYVDSYLVAYKRNNSGGYSFSDVFVDKFGAIVDKYIDSGLSVGTKYTLESDMLIGYYPYYVLRLRLRGTEDLSIAYSRFNARFSQHWTFYCFVAPIFKLPKGLAIIYGAISVFIGRVLTGDLRRGCAFVWVRLGKFIRH; encoded by the coding sequence ATGAATAAAAATACTAGGCCATTACTAACTATTGCCATTCCAACCTGGAACAGGGCTGATTATTTAGTTAAGAATATAGAGCAGATTATATCTCAGCTTGGCGAATTAACTTACCCAATAGAGATTTTAGTATCAGATAATTGTTCTAGCGACGATACTAAGGCATGTGTTGAAGAGTTTTTACATAAAGATCTACCAATACGATACATAAGAAATTCTGAAAATATCGGGCCTGATCTAAATATAGCGCAATGCTTTAATCAGGCTGCCGGACAATACGTTTTGATTTTTGGCGATGACGACTTGCTGATAGATGGCTCCTTAAAGCATCTGGAAAGTTTGCTGGCTCGTAAAAGTTATGGCGTGGTTTCAGTTCGAGCATATGGTTACGACTTCGATTTTAGGGCTGAATACCCTGGTGGTGGCGAGAAGTTGTATGAGTTTGCGAATTCAAACGAGTTTATTATTAAGTTGGGCAAGTTTTCAACTTTGATTTCCGTAAATATAATATCCAAAGATTATTTGCAAGGTGTCGATGCTAATGATTACTGCGGAACTAATCTTGTACATATTGATTTAATTTATAGTGCTGCCTTAAAGGCACCTGTTAATCTATATGTAGATAGTTACTTGGTGGCGTATAAGCGTAATAATAGCGGTGGGTACTCGTTTTCCGATGTATTCGTTGATAAGTTTGGCGCTATTGTTGATAAATATATTGATAGTGGATTATCTGTCGGCACTAAGTATACGCTCGAATCGGATATGTTGATAGGATACTATCCATACTACGTGTTAAGGTTACGCTTGCGGGGAACTGAAGATTTGAGTATTGCGTATTCACGGTTCAATGCCAGATTTTCTCAGCATTGGACTTTCTATTGTTTTGTCGCGCCAATTTTTAAGCTGCCGAAAGGGTTGGCAATAATTTACGGTGCCATATCGGTTTTTATCGGGAGAGTATTAACTGGCGACCTTAGACGCGGTTGTGCTTTTGTTTGGGTACGGTTGGGCAAATTTATTAGGCATTAG
- the rraA gene encoding ribonuclease E activity regulator RraA, whose translation MSFLTGALCDRFSAQENFQIAEPLFRYFGGKGQFSGQITTLKVFEDNTLVRTVLEEKVTDRVLVIDGGGSKRCALLGDTLTALAVENGWQGIVVYGSIRGSEAINKMPIGVAALNTHPLCSSKHGHGHRDSMITFAGVNFKKDHYLYADSDGIIVSEAKLD comes from the coding sequence ATGTCATTTCTTACCGGCGCTTTATGTGACCGTTTTTCCGCCCAAGAAAACTTTCAAATTGCCGAGCCTTTGTTTCGGTATTTCGGCGGTAAAGGCCAGTTCAGCGGGCAAATCACGACTTTAAAAGTGTTCGAGGACAATACTTTGGTGCGGACCGTGCTGGAAGAGAAAGTCACTGATCGAGTGCTGGTGATCGACGGCGGTGGCTCAAAGCGTTGCGCCTTGTTGGGTGATACCTTGACTGCTTTGGCAGTCGAAAATGGCTGGCAGGGTATTGTCGTCTATGGGAGTATTCGCGGCTCTGAAGCCATTAACAAAATGCCGATTGGTGTGGCAGCTTTGAACACGCATCCGCTCTGTAGCAGTAAGCACGGGCATGGTCACCGGGATTCGATGATCACTTTCGCCGGCGTCAATTTCAAAAAAGATCACTATCTGTACGCCGATAGCGACGGAATTATCGTCTCAGAAGCAAAATTGGATTAA
- a CDS encoding polysaccharide biosynthesis protein, with the protein MQVDKKTLAVLAQRGWQAGAGLITLFCIARYLSPAEQGYYYTFASLAGLQALLDMGLSTILVQQAAHEFAELTWLPHGEVVGNNVGRYLALTKKALYWYGVSGLLFLLVYPGGLYFFSHRPQELDLAWQQPWLVLVVSTAVGLALLPVLAIVEGSGKVVEVYSLRLVQGIVGAIAIWFTLIEGAAFMRSL; encoded by the coding sequence ATGCAGGTCGATAAGAAAACGTTAGCAGTTTTAGCGCAACGGGGTTGGCAGGCTGGCGCAGGCCTGATTACGCTATTTTGCATTGCACGATATTTATCTCCAGCCGAACAGGGCTACTACTACACCTTTGCCAGTCTTGCCGGCTTGCAGGCGTTATTGGATATGGGTCTATCAACCATACTGGTACAGCAGGCTGCGCACGAGTTTGCCGAATTGACTTGGTTGCCTCACGGGGAGGTCGTTGGTAACAATGTCGGCCGCTATCTAGCGCTGACCAAAAAAGCATTGTATTGGTATGGTGTTTCCGGGCTGCTGTTTTTATTGGTTTATCCGGGTGGTTTATATTTCTTTAGTCATCGTCCGCAGGAATTGGATTTAGCTTGGCAACAACCTTGGTTAGTTCTGGTTGTCAGCACGGCCGTAGGTTTGGCCTTATTGCCGGTTTTGGCTATAGTGGAAGGCAGCGGTAAAGTTGTGGAGGTCTATTCGCTGCGTTTGGTGCAAGGTATTGTAGGCGCCATCGCCATTTGGTTTACCCTAATAGAGGGGGCGGCCTTTATGCGGTCGCTATGA
- a CDS encoding glycosyltransferase family 2 protein: MKISIVTVSYNAAEFIIDNLQSVSRQDFNNIEHIVIDGGSTDGTVDMVRKYGQHLAKFITEPDHGIYDAMNKGIFLASGDVIGTLNADDVYADDTILSQVADIFSDPTVDVCYADLLYVDRYDASKIVRYWTSCDYRSGLFEKGWMPAHPTFFVRRRIYEQLGGFDLQFSRQADFELTMRFLGLNKVKAVYIPKIWIKMRTGGISNNSLVGIIKGNIEAYYACRKNNLAVRMPMFILRKVLSRIPQFFKRPTVPAK, encoded by the coding sequence ATGAAAATATCAATTGTCACCGTATCTTATAATGCTGCGGAGTTTATTATCGATAACTTACAGTCAGTATCGCGGCAGGATTTTAATAACATCGAGCACATCGTAATCGATGGCGGCTCAACCGATGGCACCGTCGATATGGTGCGTAAATACGGTCAGCATCTGGCCAAGTTTATTACCGAACCTGATCACGGTATTTACGATGCGATGAATAAAGGTATTTTTCTGGCGTCCGGCGATGTGATAGGTACTTTGAATGCCGACGATGTGTATGCAGATGACACGATATTATCCCAAGTTGCCGACATATTTTCCGACCCCACTGTAGACGTCTGCTACGCAGATTTGTTGTATGTCGACAGATATGATGCCTCAAAAATTGTTCGATATTGGACATCTTGCGACTATCGTAGCGGTTTATTCGAAAAAGGTTGGATGCCGGCGCACCCAACCTTTTTCGTGCGTCGCCGCATCTATGAACAGTTAGGTGGGTTTGATTTACAATTTTCCAGACAAGCGGACTTTGAGCTGACTATGCGCTTTCTAGGCCTGAATAAGGTCAAGGCTGTCTATATTCCCAAAATCTGGATAAAGATGCGGACCGGCGGTATTTCTAACAATAGTCTGGTCGGCATTATCAAAGGAAACATAGAAGCTTATTACGCTTGCCGAAAGAATAACCTGGCCGTGCGAATGCCAATGTTTATTTTGCGTAAAGTTCTTTCCCGGATCCCGCAGTTTTTTAAAAGACCGACTGTCCCCGCGAAGTAA
- a CDS encoding glycosyltransferase family 2 protein, giving the protein MNISNWDNSILAPVIITYNRENCLKVTLQKFVEAGLTGIELVVLDNASNDNTIDVVAEYQKYWPNLKYHKNIYNIGGSGNILRAIEVTDSEYCWIIGDDDDWHLQFIDELIEVLSSQDADIIRLGWLVDDGNKGKYLPAMDLAHTEPLFFASISMISATIIRRSIASAHLPSAYMNIGDAYPQLVSTMLSMQEKPLTVYSTKNDLMTHTPNTAPGYYFGDLEWYAGWFRTSRFLRDRKLRIKFIGEITRYMTRDRSSKNSSLWLVKVALNYKAQGINQFNYLLSMMAYGEGWRGRMFMVSLAYCLMPGFLAGGLRRFYRKLFNLPERTLTIDRSRL; this is encoded by the coding sequence TAACCGAGAGAACTGTTTAAAAGTAACTTTGCAAAAATTTGTTGAAGCCGGATTAACGGGAATAGAACTGGTTGTATTAGATAACGCTTCTAATGATAATACTATAGATGTTGTGGCAGAATATCAAAAATACTGGCCAAATTTAAAATACCATAAAAATATATACAACATCGGTGGTAGTGGCAATATACTGCGTGCCATAGAGGTAACTGATTCCGAATATTGCTGGATTATTGGTGACGACGACGACTGGCATTTGCAATTTATAGATGAATTGATAGAGGTCCTAAGTTCTCAAGATGCGGATATTATTCGCTTAGGATGGCTGGTCGATGATGGTAATAAAGGCAAATATTTACCGGCGATGGATCTGGCTCACACAGAGCCGTTGTTTTTTGCCAGTATCAGCATGATTTCCGCAACCATTATTCGCCGCAGCATTGCATCGGCCCATTTGCCATCAGCATATATGAACATAGGTGACGCCTATCCACAATTGGTATCAACGATGCTCTCGATGCAGGAGAAACCTCTCACAGTCTACAGTACTAAAAATGATTTAATGACACATACCCCAAATACAGCTCCCGGATATTATTTTGGCGATTTGGAATGGTATGCGGGCTGGTTTAGGACTAGTCGGTTTCTGCGGGATAGAAAGCTCCGTATAAAGTTTATTGGGGAAATTACCCGGTATATGACAAGGGATAGGAGTAGCAAGAACAGTAGTTTGTGGTTGGTTAAAGTCGCGTTAAATTACAAAGCCCAAGGCATCAATCAATTTAATTATTTGTTGTCTATGATGGCGTATGGCGAAGGCTGGCGTGGTCGTATGTTTATGGTATCGCTGGCTTATTGTCTAATGCCTGGTTTTTTGGCGGGAGGCTTGCGGCGATTTTACCGTAAACTGTTTAACTTACCCGAGCGAACTTTAACTATTGATCGATCCAGGCTTTGA
- the ispH gene encoding 4-hydroxy-3-methylbut-2-enyl diphosphate reductase, whose product MQIVLANPRGFCAGVDRAIEIVDQAIDTFGAPIYVRHEVVHNRTVVDGLKEKGAIFIEELSDVPVGSYLIFSAHGVSKQVQKEAEERKLTVFDATCPLVTKVHMQVAKHAKQDREVILIGHAGHPEVEGTMGQYDKCTEHGDIYLVETPDDVKNLRVNNPDNLAYVTQTTLSMTDTKIMVDALREQFPSIKEQKKDDICYATQNRQDAVHDLAKISDLILVVGSPNSSNSNRLREIAEQLGKQAFLIDTHKDLKREWLDGIDVVGVTAGASAPEVLVQEVINQLKEWGGETTQVRENKGIEEKVVFSIPKELKKHMEA is encoded by the coding sequence ATGCAAATCGTACTCGCTAACCCTCGTGGATTCTGTGCCGGTGTTGACCGGGCTATTGAAATTGTCGATCAAGCGATCGATACCTTCGGCGCACCAATCTATGTGCGGCATGAAGTAGTGCATAACCGTACGGTAGTAGACGGCTTGAAAGAAAAAGGCGCGATTTTTATCGAAGAACTCAGCGATGTTCCGGTGGGTTCGTATTTGATTTTTAGTGCCCATGGTGTGTCCAAGCAGGTCCAAAAAGAAGCGGAAGAGCGCAAGTTAACGGTGTTCGATGCGACTTGTCCGTTGGTAACCAAAGTACACATGCAAGTTGCCAAACATGCCAAGCAGGATAGAGAAGTGATTCTGATCGGTCATGCCGGCCATCCTGAGGTTGAAGGCACTATGGGGCAGTACGACAAGTGCACCGAGCATGGCGATATTTATCTGGTTGAAACCCCTGATGATGTCAAAAACCTGAGAGTCAATAATCCGGATAATTTGGCTTATGTCACCCAGACCACGTTGTCTATGACCGACACCAAAATAATGGTCGACGCATTGCGTGAACAATTTCCGTCTATTAAAGAACAGAAAAAAGACGATATTTGCTATGCCACGCAAAACCGCCAGGATGCAGTGCATGATTTAGCAAAAATTTCTGATTTGATCTTGGTGGTCGGTTCGCCGAACAGTTCCAACTCCAATCGTTTGCGGGAAATTGCCGAACAGTTGGGCAAACAGGCGTTTTTGATTGATACCCATAAGGATTTAAAACGAGAATGGTTGGATGGAATCGATGTGGTTGGCGTTACTGCCGGCGCGTCGGCTCCCGAAGTGTTGGTACAGGAAGTGATCAATCAACTAAAGGAATGGGGCGGCGAAACCACCCAGGTTCGCGAAAACAAAGGGATAGAAGAAAAAGTGGTATTCTCGATTCCGAAAGA